Part of the Salinigranum rubrum genome is shown below.
GCGAGCGGCCGCTGGGCGAGACGCTCGACGTCGCCGTCGTCGACTACGGTTATCGGTCCGTGACCGGCGTTCCGTACCCACTCGACCTGAACGCGGCGTCGCTGGACGAACTCACGTCCATTCCCGGCGTCGGCCAGCGCACGGCGGGCGACATCGTCGTCGGACGCCCCTACGCCGCCGTCGAGGAACTGCCCGGGAGTGCGGACGTCGACCTCTCGCGGTTCGTGACGGTCTCGCCCGGGCAGGGCGACTGATTCCGATTCGAGCCCGTACCGGGACGACGCGGGACGGTCCCGACCTGTCCCACCCGGTCGCCCGGACGACGCTTAAAAGTCCTCTTCGATGATCTCGCCGACGGCGAAGTTCGATTTGACCTCCGTCACCTCGACCTTCACCCGCTCGCCGACCTCCGCGCCGGGAACGATGATGACGTAGCCACGCTCGACGCGGGCGATACCGTCGCCCTGCTTGCCGATGTCCTCGATTTCGACGTACCGGAGTTCGCCGACCTCGACGGGGGGTTGCGGCTCCGACGTGTCGGTCTGTTTCCGCTCGGGGCGGGA
Proteins encoded:
- a CDS encoding TRAM domain-containing protein, whose amino-acid sequence is MEISDKLLCLFNAEVRSEDDKYVVEVPRREVETGSVDPGEIYRVALISRTEAEESRPERKQTDTSEPQPPVEVGELRYVEIEDIGKQGDGIARVERGYVIIVPGAEVGERVKVEVTEVKSNFAVGEIIEEDF